GGTTGGCGCGGAAGCGCCGCCGGGCGGAGTCGAGGTCGACGTCGAACCACGCCGCCACCTCGCGGAGCGTCGCGGTGGAGACCACGGTCGGGCCGTGGCGCTGGCGGTCGTCCTGCTGGCCGGTGCCGTTCCAGCGGACGCTGACGGGGCGGCCGAAGTGGTCCGAGAGCCAGTCGTTCAGTTCCGCGTGGATCGAGCGCTCGCGCTCGGCGTCGATCGGCCTGCCCGCGTCGCCATCGTCGGTGCCTCCGCCGCTCCCGTCGGCCCACCCGTCGTAGAGCGGGAACCGGCGGGCGGCGTCCGCCGCTTCGCCGTTGCGGCGGAGCGTTACCGCTGGACCGCCCTCCGACCGCGGGTGGAACGTCGACCGAATGCGATGGACGGCGTCGGTCTTCTTGCCGTTGACGTAGTCGCCGGTGCCGGTCACGGCGGCGGCGTCCGGATCGTACGGCTCGCCGGCGGGGCGGTCGAGCATCGCCCACTCTCGGTCCCCATCGAGGGCACCGGCGGTAACCAGCGTCGCCGTCTCGCGGTCCTCGGGATCCAGCGACTTCACGGGGAATCGCTGGACGTGCGCGAGGTGCGGGTCGGCGGCGGCGGGATCCAGGACGTCGTGGTCGGCGTGCAACGCCTGCTCCTGCATGGTCTCGGGGTCGCGAGCCGGTCGAAAAAGGCTGCCGCTCGCCGAGAGGACCACCCCCGCGCCGGCGTCGGCCCGGGTGGCCGCAGTCCCCCAGTTCCACGTCGACCGCAGTACACATTTCCGCGACGTGAACGCCTTTCCGGCCCGGTATGCGGTAGGGAAACGATGACACGCAGTGCGATCCAGCTGTACACGCTCCGGAACGTCGACCGACCGTTTACCGAGGTACTCGAACTCGTTGCCGACGCCGGCTTCGACGGCGTCGAGTTCGCGTACCGCGTGCCCGACGCGGATGTCGACGCGGTCGTCGCCACGCTCGAGGAGACCGGCCTCTCGGTCGCCGGCGCCCACGTGGGCATCGACGACCTCGAGGACGACTTCGAGGACACCGTCGCGCTATACGAGGCGCTGGGCGTGGAGAACGTCGTGATCCCCTGGCTCGACGCCGAACACTTCGAGTCGCGGGAGGCCGCCTCGGCGGCCGCGGAGCGCCTCGAAGCGCTCGCCGACCGCCTCGCCGACCGCGGGATGACGCTCCACTACCACAACCACGACCACGAGTACGTCGACCTGGACGGCGAGACGGGCTTCGACGCCTTCGTCGACGCGACCGACTTCGGTATCGAACTCGACCTGGGACTCGCGCTACACGCGGGCGACGACCCCGTGGCGCGCCTCCGGCCGCTGGGCGACCGCTCGGAACTGATTCACCTGAAGGACTTCGACCGCGACGCCGGGGAGTCCGTCCCGGTCGGCGAGGGCGACCTGGACCTGGACGGCGTCGCCGACGCGGCAGCGACGAACGACAGCGACTGGATCGTCTACGAGTACGAGGGCGAGGACCCGGTCGAGACGCTCGAGGCGGCCGCTGACACTGTCCGCGACCTCTGCTGACGGGGAATCAGTCGTGCGCGCCCCGGACCGCGGCCTTTAGCACGGGCCGGCCCCGAGGGGCCACCGATGGAGGTCACCCTGCTGGGCACGGGCGATACGACCGGGACGCCGACGCCGAACTGCGACTGCGACACCTGCGAGCGCGCCCGCGAGGAGGGCGTCGAGCGGACGCGCTTCTCCGTCCACGTCCGCAACGGGCGCACCGGCGAGGTCCTGCTCGTCGACGCGAGCCCGGACTTCCGCCGCCAGTTCCTCCGCGAGGACGTCGCGCTGCCGGACGCCGCGGTGATCACGCACGTCCACTTCGACCACCTCGACGGCCTCGGCAACGCCTACCGGCTGGTCGACGACCTGCCCGTTTACGCCGCCGACGAGACCGACCCCGCGCTGGGCCACAGCGTCGCCGAGCACGTGGCCGACCGCTACGACTACCTCGACGAGGTGACCGTCCGCGGCCGCACCCCGTTCGAGCCCTTCGAGGCCGCCGGTTTCGAGGTGACGCTGGTCCCGTCGGTCCACCCGCCGCTCGTCTGCTACGGCCTCCGCGTGGAGGACCCCGAGACCGGCGCGTCGCTTTCCATCTCCGGGGACACGACCTACGGCATCGGTCAGGACTCCCGGGACGTCCTCCGGGACGCGGACCTGGCGCTGGTCGAGGGCATCGTCCACCCGGGGCTGTGCGAGCACCACCCCGCCGGCGGAGACCACTACGACGAGGGCGGCGTCCCGCGGACTTTCGGTACCAAGCACATGACGCTGACCGGCGCGCGGGCGCTGGCCGACGACGTCGACGCCGACGCGTACCGCATCGTCCACGCCGCTCACTTCGTCCCGCCGGAGCAGGCCTTCGCCGACGACGTCGCCGTGGACGGTGAACGCTTCGTATTGTAGGAGGAAAGACATTTCACGAAGCGCAGTTAACTGCCCAGTCGATGACAGACGGTCCCACGGTCCCTGCCTTCCTCCTGATCGTCACGGGCGTCGCCGTGGCGGTCGGCGGGTTCGCCCACTTCGCGCCGGGGCAGGTCGGGTACCACCACGCCGTCGAACCGGTCGACGACGTGCCGCCCGACGCCCGCGTCATCGCTTACGACGACCTCTCGCCCGAGGCCCAGTCCGTCGTCGAGGCGGCCGTCGAGGGGGACGGCGAGGTGACCGTGGGCGCCGACGCCAGGCCGTCGGAGTGGTCCTACGGGACCGACGTCGCCGAGTCGCGGATCGTCCGCTACATGGGGGTCCACTACGCCGTCGCGACCACGCGCCCGCGCCACCCCGGACTGGCGTGGTTCGGCGGCGTCGCCTCGCTCGTGGTCGGTCTGGCCGTCGCCGTCCCCGGGCTCTGGCTGTACCGGACGAGCGGTGCCAGCGCTGAACTGGTGTGAGCAGTGCGCGCCGCTCGCAGCCACAGCGTATATGCCCGCCGGCGACGACCGCCCGCGCATGGACCGACGCGAGGCGTTGGAGGCGGGCGGGGCAGCGCTCGCCTGCATGGTCGCCGCTACCGGCACGTTCTACGCCGTCGCCGGGGTCGTCGACTGGGCGCTGGTGCTGGGAATCGGCGTGTCCGCCGCCATCGCCGCGGCCGCGAACTACCGGGCGCGGGTGGGCCATGCGGAGCAGGTCGCCGACGAGGCGCCGGCGTCTCCGATCGAAGACTGAGAACGCGCTGACCGCTCATCTCCACCGATCCAGTCCGGCCTGCCGCCGCGCGCGCCCGTCGGGATTCGGCTCCCAGGGCGTCCGCTCGGCGCGCAGGCCATCGACGTCGACGTCGGCCGGATCGCTCGCCTCGTATCCCTCGCAGTCCGCACCGCACTCGTCGCTCGCCCGCACGGAGCGGCCCTTCCACTCGCAGTGGGGCAGGCCGTCGCCGTCGGGCGCGCAGCGCGCGCAGGGCGGCTGGTCGAAGGTCCGCCAGCCCTTGCCGTAGGCCCGCTCGGCCAGCCGCCGTCGGGCGCGCGCCTTCCGCTCGGCCGAGATCACGCGCACGTCAGTCCGGCCGGGGTACTCCTCGATTATCTCGACTCCGGGCTCGTCGACGGCGAGGGATTCGGCCTCGCGAAGCACCTCGCGCTCGCCGGTCTCGGGGTCGAACCGCCAGACGCCGACCTCGTCGGGGACGCGGTTGCGGTGGGCGCCGGTGACGTGCGAGGCGGTGGCCAGCACGACGCGGTCGGCCAGGCCCAGCGCGACGTCGGTCCGGAGCTGCCGTTCGAGGTCGCCGGGTCGGCCGAGGTCGGGCTTGTTCTCGACGGCGACGAGGTCGCCGAACCACTCGTCGGGGTAGCGGGTCGACTGGCGGACGTAGGTGCGCCCGCCGCGGCGCTCGCGCTCGAAGAAGCCGCGCTCGCAGGCGGCCTCCATCGCGCGCTCCGCGCGCTCGGGGTGGCAGTCGAAGGCGTCTTTCCAGTAGCGGGCCCGGCCGGGGCCGACGTCTGCCTCGATCGCCGCGGCCGGGATCGGCTCGGGCGTGATCGCGGCCCGCCCGTCGAAGTCGGGGCCGGGCTCGACCAGCAGGACGTCGACGACGCGGCGGCCGTGGACGGCGGCGCCGAGCTGGCGGCTCAGGACGGCC
This genomic interval from Halomicrobium urmianum contains the following:
- a CDS encoding MOSC domain-containing protein; the protein is MQEQALHADHDVLDPAAADPHLAHVQRFPVKSLDPEDRETATLVTAGALDGDREWAMLDRPAGEPYDPDAAAVTGTGDYVNGKKTDAVHRIRSTFHPRSEGGPAVTLRRNGEAADAARRFPLYDGWADGSGGGTDDGDAGRPIDAERERSIHAELNDWLSDHFGRPVSVRWNGTGQQDDRQRHGPTVVSTATLREVAAWFDVDLDSARRRFRANLEIGGVPPFWEDRLFVDEGEAVAFRVGDGVVKGIHPCQRCVVPGRDPDTGAETPDFRETFVQRRRETRPEWTDCDRFDHDYRLMVNTRVPDGSAGAQVEAGDPVEILETRPE
- a CDS encoding sugar phosphate isomerase/epimerase family protein; this encodes MTRSAIQLYTLRNVDRPFTEVLELVADAGFDGVEFAYRVPDADVDAVVATLEETGLSVAGAHVGIDDLEDDFEDTVALYEALGVENVVIPWLDAEHFESREAASAAAERLEALADRLADRGMTLHYHNHDHEYVDLDGETGFDAFVDATDFGIELDLGLALHAGDDPVARLRPLGDRSELIHLKDFDRDAGESVPVGEGDLDLDGVADAAATNDSDWIVYEYEGEDPVETLEAAADTVRDLC
- a CDS encoding MBL fold metallo-hydrolase, whose amino-acid sequence is MEVTLLGTGDTTGTPTPNCDCDTCERAREEGVERTRFSVHVRNGRTGEVLLVDASPDFRRQFLREDVALPDAAVITHVHFDHLDGLGNAYRLVDDLPVYAADETDPALGHSVAEHVADRYDYLDEVTVRGRTPFEPFEAAGFEVTLVPSVHPPLVCYGLRVEDPETGASLSISGDTTYGIGQDSRDVLRDADLALVEGIVHPGLCEHHPAGGDHYDEGGVPRTFGTKHMTLTGARALADDVDADAYRIVHAAHFVPPEQAFADDVAVDGERFVL
- a CDS encoding DUF5787 family protein; its protein translation is MREFAFELSLCARLEGDREAVLSRQLGAAVHGRRVVDVLLVEPGPDFDGRAAITPEPIPAAAIEADVGPGRARYWKDAFDCHPERAERAMEAACERGFFERERRGGRTYVRQSTRYPDEWFGDLVAVENKPDLGRPGDLERQLRTDVALGLADRVVLATASHVTGAHRNRVPDEVGVWRFDPETGEREVLREAESLAVDEPGVEIIEEYPGRTDVRVISAERKARARRRLAERAYGKGWRTFDQPPCARCAPDGDGLPHCEWKGRSVRASDECGADCEGYEASDPADVDVDGLRAERTPWEPNPDGRARRQAGLDRWR